A genomic segment from Geitlerinema sp. PCC 7407 encodes:
- a CDS encoding DUF5131 family protein, which yields MSSTHTGIEWTDKTWNPITGCDKVSPGCLHCYAEAITQRFPKNFPNGFALTMHPERLEEPLRWRTPSRVFVNSMSDLFHKDVPLDFIQQVFSVIHSTPWHIYQILTKRHERLKDLASKLDFPRNVWLGVSVENQSYAERLDYLRSVPVSVRFVSCEPLLGALKLNLTGIDWVIVGGESGQKHRPMQISWAEDIRDQCQNAGVAFFFKQVGGRTPKAGGRLLNNEIWDEMPAVWQQHLQKWGSNPLTVKKLKLIA from the coding sequence ATGTCTAGTACACATACAGGTATTGAGTGGACTGATAAAACTTGGAATCCAATAACTGGTTGCGACAAGGTCAGTCCAGGTTGTCTTCATTGTTATGCTGAAGCCATCACACAGCGTTTTCCTAAGAACTTTCCTAACGGATTTGCATTGACTATGCATCCAGAAAGGTTAGAAGAACCACTACGTTGGCGTACTCCCAGCCGAGTCTTTGTCAATTCAATGAGTGATCTTTTTCATAAAGATGTGCCCCTCGATTTCATTCAACAAGTTTTCTCAGTTATTCATTCAACACCCTGGCACATATATCAAATTCTCACAAAACGCCATGAACGCCTGAAAGATTTAGCATCCAAACTAGATTTTCCACGTAATGTTTGGTTAGGTGTATCAGTTGAGAATCAGAGCTACGCTGAACGTCTTGACTATCTTCGCAGCGTTCCCGTTTCAGTACGCTTTGTCTCTTGTGAACCACTCCTAGGGGCACTCAAGCTAAATCTGACTGGTATTGATTGGGTCATTGTGGGTGGAGAATCTGGTCAAAAACATCGACCAATGCAAATTTCTTGGGCAGAAGATATCCGGGATCAGTGCCAAAATGCAGGAGTTGCGTTTTTCTTCAAACAAGTTGGAGGGAGAACTCCAAAAGCAGGAGGCAGATTGCTTAATAATGAGATCTGGGATGAGATGCCTGCTGTATGGCAACAACATCTTCAAAAATGGGGGAGTAATCCACTCACTGTCAAGAAATTAAAACTCATTGCTTAA
- a CDS encoding DUF2358 domain-containing protein: MDIVTLLREDYQHFPRDQRYELYDPGVYFKDPLSEFRGIKRFRQMVGLMERWFLNARMDLHDIQQRDRLITTRWTLSWNTPLPWKPRIAISGRSELTLNDEGLIVSHIDWWDCSIWDVVQQHWPFSKA, encoded by the coding sequence GTGGATATTGTGACTTTGCTGCGGGAAGACTATCAGCATTTTCCCCGCGATCAGCGCTACGAACTCTACGATCCGGGGGTGTATTTCAAGGATCCACTGAGCGAGTTTCGGGGAATTAAGCGTTTTCGGCAAATGGTGGGCCTGATGGAGCGCTGGTTTCTCAATGCCCGCATGGATCTCCACGACATCCAACAGCGCGATCGCCTGATCACCACGCGCTGGACTCTCAGCTGGAACACGCCTCTCCCCTGGAAGCCCCGCATTGCCATCTCAGGCCGCAGCGAACTCACGCTCAATGACGAAGGCCTCATTGTTTCTCACATCGACTGGTGGGACTGCTCCATCTGGGACGTTGTCCAACAACACTGGCCTTTCTCAAAAGCTTGA
- a CDS encoding GNAT family N-acetyltransferase: MKNQSVEGVIYSPMNLAEHDSKTVAELIYTSSPPLFQFTFGSRAIEILSQLVERSHNRFSHRYIRVAALSEKVIGMIVQVPAEQLHNEADYEQLFSRSQRLRLKLANGLILRHLLRHHYPEKSLYIGNLAVDSAYQSCGIGSQLLSQCIAGAEQNHQDLFISVDIANGRAQKLYERLGFELVETKAIGLPGLTVGSRVLVRSPHAHQTTP; encoded by the coding sequence ATGAAAAACCAGTCGGTTGAGGGCGTGATTTATTCACCGATGAATCTTGCCGAACATGATTCTAAAACCGTCGCTGAACTAATTTATACCTCTTCTCCGCCACTGTTTCAGTTCACCTTTGGTTCAAGGGCGATCGAAATCCTGAGTCAGCTCGTTGAGCGATCGCACAATCGCTTCAGTCATCGTTATATTCGCGTTGCTGCTCTCTCGGAGAAAGTGATTGGAATGATTGTGCAAGTCCCCGCCGAGCAGCTGCACAATGAAGCAGATTATGAGCAGCTTTTCTCGCGATCGCAGCGTCTGCGACTCAAGCTAGCCAATGGGCTGATTTTGCGTCACCTTTTGCGCCATCACTATCCCGAAAAGAGCCTTTATATTGGCAATCTAGCTGTTGATTCTGCGTACCAAAGCTGCGGCATTGGCAGTCAGCTTCTGAGTCAGTGCATCGCTGGAGCGGAGCAAAATCATCAGGATCTTTTTATCAGTGTTGATATTGCGAATGGTCGAGCCCAAAAACTCTATGAACGCCTTGGATTTGAGCTGGTCGAGACCAAGGCGATCGGGCTGCCGGGATTAACCGTGGGGTCGCGGGTTCTGGTGCGATCGCCTCACGCCCACCAAACCACGCCGTAG
- a CDS encoding TldD/PmbA family protein, protein MVFDPSKLLASIDVPADWVGLRIVKAQSTHRSVRDGHPEGNQRSHQQGAMVEVLVDGQIGYGASNALTPASLQAAAQAAYHQARAASPWKLHPFSTQQRPPAQGRYATATAKPFDALTPGEINELLTKICHTLKVSDQVVHTVAMLFTQVQETWFVSSSGSEIYQSFSQVATDYSATAQDGSRVQRRSDNGWAARCYQGGLEHFLSADLWARVQRIGEQAVELLGAQECPTETTTLVLAPDQMMLQIHESVGHPLEIDRILGDERNYAGGSFVRLADFGNLTYGSPLMNITFDPTVEGEFASYGFDDTGAPADRQYLIREGKLLRGLGGLESQGRAQVEGVACTRATSWNRPPIDRMANLNLEPGDRSLEAMIASIERGVYMESNCSWSIDDRRYKFQFGCEYGRLIENGRLTKTVRNPNYRGVTPQFWHSLTQVGDASTWQIYGTPMCGKGEPNQAITVGHGSPVCVFSDIEVFGGAA, encoded by the coding sequence ATGGTTTTTGATCCTTCGAAGCTGCTGGCTTCCATCGATGTCCCTGCGGACTGGGTTGGTTTGCGCATTGTCAAGGCCCAGAGCACCCACCGATCGGTGCGAGACGGGCATCCCGAGGGCAACCAGCGATCGCACCAGCAAGGGGCCATGGTCGAAGTTCTGGTGGATGGCCAGATCGGCTATGGAGCCAGCAACGCCCTCACCCCAGCCAGCCTGCAGGCCGCCGCCCAAGCGGCCTATCACCAAGCTCGCGCCGCCAGCCCTTGGAAACTGCATCCCTTCAGCACCCAGCAGCGGCCTCCCGCCCAGGGACGCTACGCCACTGCCACCGCGAAACCCTTCGACGCGCTGACCCCCGGCGAGATCAACGAGCTGCTGACCAAGATTTGCCACACGCTCAAGGTCTCCGATCAAGTCGTCCACACGGTGGCCATGCTGTTTACCCAGGTGCAGGAGACCTGGTTTGTCAGCAGCAGCGGCTCCGAGATTTACCAGAGCTTTTCGCAGGTGGCCACAGACTACAGCGCCACTGCCCAGGATGGCTCTAGGGTCCAGCGCCGCAGCGACAACGGCTGGGCCGCGCGCTGCTACCAGGGCGGACTCGAGCACTTTCTTTCGGCGGATCTGTGGGCGCGGGTGCAGCGGATCGGGGAGCAGGCGGTGGAGCTTTTGGGCGCCCAGGAGTGCCCGACGGAGACGACGACCTTGGTGCTGGCGCCTGACCAGATGATGCTGCAAATCCACGAAAGCGTGGGCCACCCCCTGGAAATCGATCGCATCCTGGGAGACGAGCGCAACTACGCCGGGGGCAGCTTTGTCCGTCTGGCGGACTTTGGCAACCTGACCTACGGGTCGCCGCTGATGAATATCACCTTTGACCCGACAGTCGAGGGGGAGTTTGCCAGCTACGGCTTCGACGACACGGGTGCTCCCGCCGATCGCCAATACCTGATCCGCGAAGGGAAGCTGCTGCGGGGTCTCGGCGGCCTAGAAAGTCAGGGCCGCGCCCAGGTGGAGGGAGTGGCCTGCACGCGCGCGACGTCTTGGAACCGGCCCCCTATCGATCGCATGGCTAATCTGAACCTAGAGCCGGGCGATCGCTCCCTGGAGGCCATGATCGCCAGCATTGAGCGCGGCGTTTACATGGAGTCCAACTGCTCCTGGTCCATCGACGATCGCCGCTACAAGTTCCAGTTCGGCTGCGAATATGGCCGCCTGATCGAGAATGGCCGCCTGACCAAAACCGTGCGCAATCCCAACTATCGAGGCGTCACGCCCCAGTTTTGGCACAGCCTGACCCAGGTGGGTGATGCCTCGACCTGGCAAATCTACGGGACGCCCATGTGCGGCAAGGGAGAGCCCAATCAGGCGATCACGGTGGGTCACGGCTCGCCGGTGTGCGTGTTTTCAGACATTGAAGTTTTTGGCGGTGCGGCATGA
- a CDS encoding TldD/PmbA family protein: protein MTVTKHSQDSQAAVAQWEASFEALVGAIAPQSADEHISLQLSAEQSQFVRFNHAKVRQAGTVTDGKLHLSLVKNQRSITCEIPLTGDREQDLAEAQGAIAQLRAEVDQLPPDPYAVVPSGSDTSHDVHAGHLLAPEAAADRILAAVAELDFAGLYAGGAVVRAYADSAGQKHWFVTDSYTLDYSLFAPDGQAVKGTIAGSQWDEAAYATQIAEAKTQLQRLAQPPKAIAPGQYRTYLAPAAVGDLIDILSWGGVSEASMRQGGSALGLMRQEGKRLSPQFCLTEDFSSGLVPRFTPWGDVAPIALPIVAHGELVNLLINRRTAKEYGLTANGAGAHEGLRSPQVHPGSLSRDAILSELGTGLYLSNLHYLNWSDRPAGRITGMTRYACFWVEDGEIVAPIENLRFDESLYRFWGENLIALTDFQEFIPNVGTYDSRRLGGNLVPGMVIKDFTYTL from the coding sequence ATGACGGTCACGAAACATTCCCAGGATTCCCAGGCGGCGGTGGCTCAGTGGGAGGCGAGCTTTGAGGCGCTGGTAGGGGCGATCGCCCCCCAGTCCGCCGACGAGCATATTTCCCTGCAGCTGAGCGCTGAGCAAAGTCAGTTTGTTCGCTTCAATCACGCCAAGGTGCGTCAGGCTGGAACGGTTACAGACGGCAAGCTGCACCTGAGCTTGGTGAAAAATCAGCGATCGATCACCTGCGAAATTCCTCTGACGGGCGATCGCGAGCAGGATCTTGCAGAGGCTCAGGGGGCGATCGCCCAGCTCCGGGCCGAGGTGGATCAGCTGCCGCCCGACCCCTACGCCGTGGTTCCCAGCGGCAGCGACACCAGCCACGATGTCCACGCGGGACACTTGCTGGCCCCGGAGGCCGCCGCCGATCGCATTTTGGCCGCCGTGGCCGAGCTTGACTTTGCGGGGCTGTACGCCGGGGGCGCGGTGGTGCGGGCCTACGCCGACTCAGCGGGCCAAAAGCACTGGTTTGTCACCGACTCCTACACCCTGGACTACTCGCTGTTTGCGCCGGACGGCCAAGCGGTGAAGGGTACGATCGCCGGTAGCCAGTGGGACGAAGCCGCCTACGCCACCCAGATTGCCGAAGCCAAAACCCAGCTCCAGCGCCTCGCCCAGCCGCCAAAGGCGATCGCCCCGGGCCAGTACCGCACCTATCTCGCGCCCGCCGCCGTCGGCGACTTGATCGATATTTTGTCCTGGGGCGGGGTCAGCGAAGCCTCGATGCGCCAAGGGGGCAGCGCCCTGGGCCTGATGCGCCAAGAAGGCAAACGCCTTTCGCCCCAATTCTGTCTGACCGAGGACTTTAGCTCGGGCCTGGTTCCCCGCTTTACCCCCTGGGGAGACGTCGCCCCGATTGCCCTGCCCATCGTTGCCCACGGCGAGCTGGTCAACCTGCTGATCAACCGGCGCACCGCCAAGGAATACGGCCTAACCGCCAATGGTGCCGGGGCTCACGAGGGCCTGCGATCGCCCCAGGTCCACCCCGGCAGCCTCTCCCGCGACGCCATCCTCTCGGAGCTGGGCACGGGCCTCTATCTGTCCAATCTCCACTACCTCAACTGGAGCGATCGCCCCGCAGGCCGCATCACCGGCATGACCCGCTATGCGTGCTTCTGGGTCGAAGACGGCGAAATCGTCGCCCCTATCGAAAATCTCCGCTTCGACGAAAGTCTCTACCGCTTCTGGGGCGAAAATCTCATCGCCCTTACCGACTTCCAGGAGTTCATTCCCAACGTCGGCACCTACGACAGCCGCAGGCTCGGCGGCAACCTCGTCCCCGGCATGGTCATCAAAGACTTCACCTACACCCTCTAA